TGAAATCGCCCAGGTATCAGGAAGAGTGGTCATGAAAGATGAATCAATCATATTCCATTTTTCTCTGTCATTCTGACGTTTTTGGGAAATAATTTTATAAATATTCGCACCACTTTCTCCAACCGTAAAGCTTCCAAACTCAGTATAAATATTTGGTTCCTCAACTCCTTCTTCTTCGCAGAATTTCTTGATCTGAGAAACAATTTCCTCCACCATATACTGGTAATCGTAATCGAAATTCAAAGAAGTTTTGATCGGGAAACCGCCACCAATATTTAATGAATCAACTTCCGGAGCAATTTTTTTCAAACGTGCATAAACACGAAGGCATTTATACAATTCATTCCAGTAATAGGCCGTGTCTTTGATTCCCGTATTAATGAAGAAGTGAAGCATTTTCAGCCTTGCATTCGGATGTTCAGCAATTTTCTGGCTGTAATAAGGAATAATATCTTTATATCCGATTCCTAATCTTGAGGTATAAAATTCGAATTTCGGCTCTTCTTCAGAAGCAATTCTGATCCCGATATCGAATGTTGTATCGATGCTTTCTGTAAGTTTATCCAACTCCCGGTAATTATCCAGGATTGGAGTAATATTTTCAAAACCATTGTTAATCATATCCGAAATTTTCGCCAGATAATCATCAGTTTTAAAACCGTTACAGATAACTTCAATATTTTTATCTACTTTTCCGTTTTCGTAAAGAGATTTTACGATATCCATGTCATAAGCAGAAGAAGTTTCTATAGAAATGTCATTTTTCAGCGCTTCTTCCAGTACAAATTTGAAATGACTTGATTTTGTACAGTAGCAATAGGTATAATTCTTCTTATATTCGGTTTTCTCAAAGGCTTCCTTAAACCAGCTCTTAGCTTTCTGGATATTTTGAGAAATTCTCGGCAGGTAGCTAATCTTTAGCGGAGTGCCAAATTTTTCAACAACATCCATCAACGGAATGTCGTGAAACAACAAATTGTTCTCAGAAACATTGAACTCCTCAGTAGGGAAATACAACGTCTGATCAATAAGTTCCGAGTATTTTATTTTCATTTCTAAACAAGTGAATTAAGAAATGCAAAATTGCTAAAAAAGTTTGATTTTTTAACGTTAAATTTATTATAAATTTTCAGGCGTTTTGTAATGAAAATTTCACTCTGATTATTAATATGTAAACTTCTGAATATATTCTTGTCGCTTATTTTCAGAAATTCCTAAAACCTTTTGAATATAGTTATCAATCGAGCCGTATTCTTTATTAATTTCGTTAAAGGCAGCATCCAGATAATCTGTTTCTACCCAGCTCAGTTTTTCTAATACTTTGACATCCATTTTCGGATAGAAAAAGTGGAGATTATTAGCCAGATTCAACCTTTTATCCACTAATTTTTCCCTGTAATTGTTAGACAAAAGGTAATCATTATAAATCGTTTCTTTATCGAATTTTAAAATGGTCAGAATCAAAGCCGTTATAATTCCCGTTCTGTCTTTTCCTGCGGTACAGTGGTATAAAACAGGCTGATCCGAATCTAAAATTTCAGTGATTACTTTTTTGATAATTTCAGGATTTTCCGTCACATAATTCCTGTAAAATTCAAGCATTCTTTTATCTGCATCTGAACCATCAACTTTTCCTTTTAAAACCAGTTTTTTAGCCTGGTCCAATTGATCGCCTTCATCTTCAAAAGCAGAATAGTTCTTATAAACAATATCACCTGGAAGATTATCCGGTTTTTGAGCAATTTCTTTTGAATTTCTGAGATCAATAATTTGTTTGATTCCTAATTTTTCAAGCTCGTCAAAAGATTTTTTCTTTAGCTTATTGAGATGTGCGCTTCTGTAGAATTTTCCTTCTTTTAAAGTTTGCCCGTCAATATTTTTAATATTTCCAACAGTTCTGAAGTTATGAACCTTTTTAATTTTAATATCATTTTCTATTTCATTTTTTCCGTATTCCGGTACGGAAAATTGCTGCGTTTTACAGGAGAAAACACAGACTGATACAATAAGTAGAAATGATATTTTAATAACTTGTTTCAAAGATTATAAATAATTTTTCCCGATAAAAATTAACAGATCTCCATTTTCATATTCAATAGAAACTTCATCTTCAATGGCAAAATTTCTTGTCCCGATTCTTGAAGTGATGCTTAAACTTCCGTTTGTTAATGGCCAGTTTAATCCTTTTGTGGTAATGTTCTCAACTGCCGGAAATGGGTACAGTGAAATCATTTTATCTTTTACGCCCTTTACACTATATCTTTTAGGGATAAAATAATATTCAGAAAATTCGTCATAAAACTTTATATTCAACTGACCTTTAAAGCTAAAGGCAACGGTAAGATTTCCTAAAAAATGATCCTGCTCTCCTCCGCTTCCACCAAACACATCAACATGGGTAAAGCCTTTTTCCAAGATGATCTCCAAAGCTTTATAAAAATCTGTACAGTTCTGATCTGGCGTATGAATAAACTTTTCTTCATAAATATTTTCATCGGCACCAGAATGGGAATCAAAATCTCC
Above is a genomic segment from Chryseobacterium geocarposphaerae containing:
- a CDS encoding type III PLP-dependent enzyme domain-containing protein, with product MKIKYSELIDQTLYFPTEEFNVSENNLLFHDIPLMDVVEKFGTPLKISYLPRISQNIQKAKSWFKEAFEKTEYKKNYTYCYCTKSSHFKFVLEEALKNDISIETSSAYDMDIVKSLYENGKVDKNIEVICNGFKTDDYLAKISDMINNGFENITPILDNYRELDKLTESIDTTFDIGIRIASEEEPKFEFYTSRLGIGYKDIIPYYSQKIAEHPNARLKMLHFFINTGIKDTAYYWNELYKCLRVYARLKKIAPEVDSLNIGGGFPIKTSLNFDYDYQYMVEEIVSQIKKFCEEEGVEEPNIYTEFGSFTVGESGANIYKIISQKRQNDREKWNMIDSSFMTTLPDTWAISRHFIMLPLNRWEDTYERVFLGGLTCDSDDYYNSEQHTNAIYLPVFSDTKPLYIGFFHTGAYQETISGFGGIHHCLMPQPRHILIQKDENGELQYEIFREKQEPEDVLKILGYK
- a CDS encoding tyrosine-protein phosphatase; the protein is MKQVIKISFLLIVSVCVFSCKTQQFSVPEYGKNEIENDIKIKKVHNFRTVGNIKNIDGQTLKEGKFYRSAHLNKLKKKSFDELEKLGIKQIIDLRNSKEIAQKPDNLPGDIVYKNYSAFEDEGDQLDQAKKLVLKGKVDGSDADKRMLEFYRNYVTENPEIIKKVITEILDSDQPVLYHCTAGKDRTGIITALILTILKFDKETIYNDYLLSNNYREKLVDKRLNLANNLHFFYPKMDVKVLEKLSWVETDYLDAAFNEINKEYGSIDNYIQKVLGISENKRQEYIQKFTY
- a CDS encoding thiamine diphosphokinase, with the protein product MGNKALLFINGDAPKSFPGLENYGLIACTDGAFHYLKNLDFPLKRLDFISGDFDSHSGADENIYEEKFIHTPDQNCTDFYKALEIILEKGFTHVDVFGGSGGEQDHFLGNLTVAFSFKGQLNIKFYDEFSEYYFIPKRYSVKGVKDKMISLYPFPAVENITTKGLNWPLTNGSLSITSRIGTRNFAIEDEVSIEYENGDLLIFIGKNYL